GAGAGACCAGGTGGTATGTCCACacacctcagcttcccaattcgTCGTCATTCTGAAGCAACTGCATGATAGTAACAAAACTCCTTGTGCAGTTATAGGAAACACATTAGGAATGACTTGGGGGAAGAGAAAACACATCTGTTAGGAACCCACAGTTCTTTTGACAGCTCACTTAATTTTCTTGTGTCCTTGGGCGAGGCTGCCTATGAAGCAGCACCCAGCCTTTCagggcctcctcctccccactctccTGTCTCTCCTCAGATCATGGCAGTTGCAGGCCTGGATTCGAGTAAAGCCCAGAAGTACTCACCAAGCCACTCAACCCGGTCATGGGCCACCCCTCCAGCAACCCCTCCATACCGGGACTGGACGCCGTGCTACACCCCCCTGATCCAGGTGGAAAGGTCAGAGTCCCTGGACCAGGTCAATGGCAGCCTGCCATCCCTGCACCGCAGCTCCTGGTACACAGATGAGCCTGACATCTCCTATAGGACATTCACACCAGCCAGCCTGACTGTCCCCAGCAGCTTTCGGAACAAAAACAGTGACAAGCAGAGGAGCGCAGACAGCTTGGTGGAGGCAGTGAGTATGGACTTCAGCCACTGGGGCCTGAGagcagaggcagagccaggagagCCAGCCAGCCACACTCCACAGGAGGGTGCCAGAGCCTGTCCACCCAGTCCTGACACTCCTCAGCAGGAGGAATGGTGTGCAAAGCCTGAGCGGAAACGGCTAGATCTCATAGATGAGCTACACTGAGCTCCCTGCGAGCGTTTCCCCTGGCGCTGCCAGGCTGTACCCTATTCTCCCCCAGCGGGTTCACTCTGGAGCTGTGTGGGGCTTTTCAGCTTCCTGATGTTTTCAAAGCTAAAGCCATTCACAGTCGTCACGTGTGAGGTCTGGGAAACGTGGTTGGGCGAGGTCCTCATGGCACATCATGCAGTTAGCACTTGAGTGGCTTTTTCTGCCACCTCTCCCCCTCAGCAAAGCCATGACATGTTGATGCCACCTTGTATCTTGTACAGGTCCTGATATCTGAAGGTTTAGGACGCTACGCAAGAGATCCAAAATTTGTGTCGGCTACAAAACATGAAATCGCCGATGCTTGTGACTTAACCATTGATGAGATGGAAAGTGCAGCCAGCACCCTGCTCAACGGGAACGTGTGTCCTCGGGCCAACGGGGATCTGGGTCCTGCCTCACACCGGCAGGACTATGAGCTCCAGGACTTCGGTCCAGGCTATAGTGACGAAGAGCCAGACCCTGGACGAGATGAGGAAGACCTCGCAGATGAGATGATCTGCATCACCACCTTGTAGCCTCAGCAGGGGCAGAGCAGCTCCAGCCTTTGTGGGGGAAAAGTGCCTCGTAGTTAGAAAGTTTAGGCACTAGTTGGGAGTAAATATTCAATTAGACTTTTGTACAAGTGATGTCATGCCTCAAGGAAGCCATAAACCTGGTAGGTACAGGTTCCAAGCGGCGAGCTCAGCAGTGTGCCATGCGCTGAGCCCAGCGGCAGAAGGCAGATCCAGCCCTCTTGTGAGGGTGGGTAAGGCCAGAGCAGTTCCTCCCGACCACCCAGATGGGTGCTGCCAGGGGAGTCCGAGTCTCACCGCACCCAGGGTGCCCAAAGGAGCGGTGGGGAAGGTTAAAGGTGATGACGATCACCACACCTTGTCATTACCTCAGCCATCAGTCTAGCATATCAGACACTGGGCCCAGCATATCCATTTTTATACCCCAAACACACTGCTTCCTGGTTCCTGTTTAGCTGTTCTGGAGGACAGTGTCAGAACCCCGCTACCAGCGATCATCATGAGAGGGGAGTGGGACCTCATAGACAAGGTTTTCTGCTATGTGACGCCAGTTTACATAAGAGAACGTCACTCGGATGGTCAGTTCCGACTGTCGTGCTTAAGGGCAACTGTAAACTGGAATAATAATGCACTCGCAACCAGGTAAACTTAGATACACTAGtttgtttaaaaattagatttactGTACATGACTTGTAATATATTACAATTTGTATTTGTAAAGAGATGGtctatattttgtaattattgtaCCGTATTTGAACCTGCAGCAATATCCATGGGTCCTAACGATTATAGTTCCCCACTGAAATCTAGAAATTACTAGTATTTTTACTTGGGCTATAGAAAGGTAGACAAAATAGAGCCAATTCTCACATATTCAGTGAAAATCCTTTGGGGGTAAAATTTTGAGTTCGAAAGAACTTGACACTacagaaatttttctaaaatattttgagtcACTATAAACCTGTCTTTACATAAGTATACAAGATGACTACTTGCAGTTTTTTTCTTTGGGCAAGAATTCTATGATTTTGATAGGGTACTTTTATCCACCAGGGGTTGCAATTATCTGTTTGGTTTTACTTTAATAACCCTCTGATAAGTCTATTACAGAGTAGGTCAAGCTGGGCTACTCTGCCCCGGTGCAGGCGTAGGTTTATTGCCTCAGCTGCCCACACAGGCCATTTCTGCAACTCTGATGCAGAAATAATTGCACAGGTGAAAGTAGTATGTCTGCTCCAGTGCCCTGGGGACTGGTGGTGCTGGGGCGGGGGACAGAGGAGCACTGTGGTGACCCTTAGGGTCAGAATGTTGGGGTCTGTACAGATCATGTTGTTGCCTTTTACAAAATGTTGCTGTGCTGTGTTCTCTTTGAGGGCTTTTATATGCAATTGAATGAGGGCTGAAGTTTTCATGAGAATGTACTCTGACTGTATGTCCTGGAAAAAGCCAGTTTTGGATCATTAGAACTGTCAAGGCTTCCTTTTCTGTTAACAGAATCACTCCGACGTCATCACGTGACCTTGGCAGGGATTCCCTGCACTCACAAAGACAGGTAGCAATTTTGGTTCAAATTTTTTTAACTAGTACATAGAcaaaactgtcattttttttttttttttgtaaataacacTTTGTTACAAAGACCTCACAAACCTCTTCGTAAAACATTCTTACTCCAGATCTGGGCAAAAACACTTCAAGGTTTGTAAATGACTATTTCCTGACAGAAAgccttttttattaaaatgcaaactgttctTCAGAATGAAACTGCGTAATAATTTCATTGTCTTCGGGAGCTCTCCTGGCCAGTGAGAGCTGCGGGGCAGGCGCTCTCGGGGCAGCTCTGCACACAGGTAGATTTTTCCTCGTCCTCAGCTCCTTCGATGCCCATGGTAACACCAGCCACAGAGAGCGCCACTTCTCCCAAAGGGCTACACCACTGTCAACATTATCTGGACTGTCTCCACGGGGTTTTGGTATTACTGTGGGGCTGCACATCATCAGGTCAAAATCACCTCCCAGGACTGCAAGTTCTGGAACAGGTGACAAGTGTTTTCTGAAGTCAGTACTTAAATGCTGGCGTTGATAAAGGCTGCACCACTTCCTGGTATCTGTCTGCTTTAAGCCTGGTCCAACCTCTCATCtaatattaaatttctctttttaagaaaaatctgaAGTTGTAGAGCATggttttttccctttgttttagaAGAGTTTTAAGATTTAATCTCTCTACTTTCTGGACCCTCCCCCAAACGGTTTTGTATTCTCAGGAATAGTATATTTCTTTAACCTTGTGTAGAAATGGTGATTTTGATTCAACTGTAAATCAACAGTGAGAACCATCTTGTTCAGCATGTGGACTCTAATTCCCAAACAGCTGGATTCCCGTTTGACCAGGTGACAGGTCCCAGCTCTGGTGTGTTGCAGAATTGGGTGAAGGCCAGGAGGGGTGGGTTTGGGGGCACTGAAAGCCACTCACTGCAAGCTGTGGCTCTGCCTGCCTGGGGCAATGGCAGCTAGATGCTCACCCACTTTACTAGGGGACCCCACTCTTCAAAGAAGCCAGAGATGTTTATTTCACAGTCTAAAATGTCTATGCCGATTGCATTTTCCTACAGGCTTTTATTTATAGGGTGAAccatttatttgtaaaaacagGCTAGCCACAGAGCTGATAGCACATGTGGAACACCAGCACCTGACCTACAACTTCAGGCCCAGCTGTGGCTTGTTGAAAGGTTCTTTCTTCCctccagggcctgggagggcagTGCAGAAGCAGGAACAGGTTTGGGTGTTGGCTTCTGCCATCAGAATGGGGTGAGGAGGGTGGCTGGAGAATATCTGGACGCATGGAGGAGAGgtatctttttttctgattttcaagggggaagaaacaaaaatgtgtcTCAGCGCTGATGTCATGTTAGTTTATAAGTGGAAATATGAAAACAACCTTTGggctgagggttagggtttggctggAGTGAAAAATCTATTTGAATTTATGGAAATCACTATCCTGCAGCCTGCAGTGGAAGCGGAAAGGCTGTGCGTTGGGGCACCTCAGCTTCCGCTCCTGGCACTCACCATTTCTAGTCATGCTGGCTGAGGCTCCTGGCCTTTCCCCGATCTGTCCCTCCTATCAGTAATTCCTCCCGTGGTGTGAGTACGGTCATCTTCCACGAGGTGAGGCTCCTCAGAGCTCTGGCCATGGATGCCCTTCTGACTCTTTGAGCAAAGCAGTCTTCTGCTGTTAGGTATGATAAGCTTTTTGACAAGAGGCTCAGCCATCGAAGTTGGCCTGGTTCCCCACAAGTGAGCACTGTCCTGCCTACTTGGGCTCCCTCAGCCCTCTCTTCCTCGTGACAGTGGAATTTCCAGACAGCCTGTTGTTTGGATGTGGGCCAGTGCTGTGGCAGGAGCCACGTCTGTTTGTCAGGGCTCATGTGAGGAACTCTTCAAGTCAACCTTGTGCCTGAACCCCAACAGCAGTTTCCTGGTTTGACTTCTGTGGGTTCTGGACACATGACACTTGCTGTCTTATCTCTTGAAATGTGTTTCCTTGTGCGATTATGTGGAAACCGCCTCACCATGTGAAAGGAGGAGAGGGGCCTGACGGGCTCTTATCACATGTCACTCTGCTTATCTCAAGATACAGCTGCTTTTGTCTCAGAGACTGAGACACCATGGGATGCAGAGATGGTGGAACTAAATGACTTGTCAACTGCCCTATCTACATCAGTAAATTCAGTCAGGCCTGCGACCAAAACGTACCCTTCCCTGAATCAACACGACCTCTCTGACCGGATGGTAGCATGTGGCCTAGCTGCCATCTGAGTCCCCAGAGGATGGATGGCTGCTGAGGGGATCCTCTAACTTTTGAAGAGAAATCTCTTAGCagatttagaattttctttcttgatcttctcttggaacagagaaaaaaatacaggtaaGATTAAACAAGAACTGcctaaagttttaaaaggaatatgTATGATGGTTTCTTTCTGTCCACCTTTCTGGAAGGTTTTTCTCAGAAATGTTGCAGTTATTGGGCCTCCAAGATCTGTGAGCTGCCTGGAACCCCTGGGTTTCCCCCTCCTTATTCTGGGCCCAGCACTGCAGGTTTCCACATCACTTTTCTTCCCTCCTATCCATGGAAGATTTGCACGGTTTAACTAAAAGCATTTtgaatggatttttcttttcatttgcaaGCCTATGGGGATAAGGTATCACAGTTCAAAAATAAGTTACTAGAACATATTAAATATCAAAGAGCTGTTGTAAATGCTCCTTGTAGCTATCCCCCTCCCTCTGAAAACTCCAATCTTCACCGATTACTGTTTCTTGTACTTAGCTGCTTTTCTATCACTCTCAGCACCATTCTGATCTGTTCCCATGAACGTCCAGAGAATAAGAATTTGCCCTGTCTCTGTACTGGAGCCCTGGGAAGCAGCCAGAGCTTTCCTGACAAAGAGGTGACCTGGTAGGTGGGGTTGGCTCTAGGAGTCTGTGTTTCTTGGTAATAAGACCAAAGTGCCTTTCCCTCCTTGAATGAGGTCCAGAAAGCCTCTCATCGGGACTGTGGAATCAGAACACTACGGAGGTGGCCCTCCCTCTGACAGTAAAATCAGGATTAGGGAAAGACAAAAGTCAGATGGCAACTTTCCCTCTGCCCAGGGATCCTCGGGATTCAGTGCCAGCCTGGGCTGAGCTAACTCCTATGACTTGCAGCCTTGGGTAAAGCTCAAGACACAGGATGATACCCTTCCTTGGGGGGCTCAGTGCAAGCTTACCACATCTGGGCAAACCACCCTGTCCTCTTAGGGGGAAGCCTGGAAGAAAGCATTCAGCTCAAGGCAGCAGGACCCCGCGTTGGAGAAGACCACATGGATACAGGACGAGAATGTGGCAGTTCACGTTCCCCTATCACCTCCCCTGTCCCTCCAGGATGCAGGGTCGCAGGGTCCCAGGCTGCACAGTGGCCTTCTCCCAAAGGACTATATCAAAATGCTGGAGGAGAACAACTTGACATACTGACTAGAACTAGTCTCATTTCCTGAGACATTATCCAGTTCTCAGCCACTGAATAGGGCTACCTAGGTCCCAGTGTTCCAGGTGGCTTCTGGCAACATTTGGAGGAAGGGCTGGCTGATCGGTCCTGTCAGCGTGCTGGGGGCCTCTCTGGTCATCCTAAGGCAGTGGCTGTCTTAACGCTGGGTGTCCAAGGTCTTAGGCTTGTAGACAGGAACATCCCTGTCCCAGAGTGCAGGCTGCCCCTTAATGATGTCGGCTGCTTTTTCTGCAATCATGATTGTGGGGGCGTTCAGGTTGCCACTAACTATGCTGGGCATGATGGAGGCATCAACGACCCTGAGGTTTTCTACCCCCAGGACCCTGGTCTTTGGGTCCACCACGGCCATGGGATCGGAGGGCTGGCCCATCTTACAGGTGCATGAGGGGTGGTAGGCACTGTCGGCTTTTCTCCGCACAAAGGCATCTATCTCCTTATCGGACTGAACGTGGCTTCCTGGCTGGAGTTCTTCCCCCCGAAAGGGAGCCAGGGCTTCCTGTGCAAAAATTTCTCTGGACAGCCTCACACACTGACGGAATTCTTTGATATCTGTTTCTGAAGAGAAGAGACAAAATGAGGCCCTTCCTCTTACCATGCTGGCCTCCCTGGAAAATTCCAGGTATGCAGAGACTCAACCAGCCACAGGGGACAAAGTTCACAGACACGGAAGGAAGACCAAGTCACCAGGTGTGTATCACCTGCCCATAACCATCTAGATGGGCAGCTTCTGCCCCAGAGTTGGCATGGGGGCTTTCACAGCCACATGGTAGCAGAGGCAGGCTCTGTCCAACAGAGGTGCTCATTTTGGCAAATAGGCAGGCCTGGGATGGCGAGCTGCACACACACCGCCAGGTGTCCCTGCACCTCTCACCTGCCAAGTGAGGTGCTGGGGTTACTTCACCTGGCCCAGGACATTGTGCCTCCAAGCTTATGGCCTAGGGTGATAGGGCAGGGACAAATGAGGATCCTATAAAGGCATTTATCCAGCCTAGGTAGAGGGGAGATACCAGCAGCTCCTGAATTACCTGTGGACAAGTAGTTGGGTTGGATTATtgggtggtcctggggatttTTACTTCTCAGTTTGAGCCAGCCCACACTTGGGCTCCGCATAGGCCCCACATGTACCTAGGAGAGTTCAGAGGAGACAATGACATTGACCTCCCTCAACCCAACTCAGTAGCCTGCAGCAGTCCTTGGTTTCCTGTGGGGTAAGCCAGCATCTATTAAGAACAGGTACAGTCTGACACGTCTGGCCTGCATCTCGCCCTATCTCCAGGAATCCCTGTTCCCTCCCAGCTTTACACTCCTTGGTACACAGCCTATCTTGCCCATGGCTGGTGGTGGGACCCCAGAGCCCCCTCCTCACACTGATCAACTCCTCCCTTCCAAACAAAGATTCTGGGCTGCCACTTTTCTCTCCCCATTGACACACTGAGCCACTGGAGGGCAAGGGTCTGAAAGCCCCGTACTGGGGAGGAGGAATCTGCCTAGCAGTGGCTCCTGAGCTCACCTGGTAAGCCTCCTGCTTGGTGGGGACCCGGCCATGGTCAATCACTTGGGATGGCAGGAAATGGAACTGAATATCTGGGTGGGAGACCCCAGGCTGGCTGCGGATAAACCCACCCGTTTCCAGATGGGATGTGGCTCCATACCCTGAGTATCAGAAGAGGATAAGGCAGGCAGAACAATTGTTCCTGGTACCTTCCCCCCATCCTCCTGGCCCTAAGCTCTAGCCATAGCTGCCGCAGGTGGGTTCACCCACACCACAGCTTTAAATATCAACCCTGTGCCTAATGGGGGCTTCAGCTGCCTGttggcccctcccacctggttcaGGGTATAGCAAAGGAGGGGGAAACAGTCTGAGCTGGGGAGGATTTCCAAGAAAGGTCCCCTGGTTGAGGCAGTGCCGATTCTGCAGCCCAGTACCAAGGTCTTCTCTCTGCCTTGTTCCACGTGGTGGTCTATCCCCACCTGCCTATAAGAAGGGCAGCACCTGAGCATTCTGCTTGAGTGGGCACTGTGCTAAGGGCTTCAGGCCCTCATACCAGTCTGTCAGGCAGGAGCTTAGGGCTCGGGTAAAGGGCCTAGTTCAGCTTCAAACAGAAACCTGAAGCCTAGAGTCCTTGCTTAGCTCCTCGGGAAGGAGAGCACAATGCCCACAGCCACCAAGGTCACAGAGGAACCTGCCTACCTGTGAATCTCCACAGCCATTCCAGTCCAATGCAGATCTTCCTCAAGGGCTTCTGGGCTGAGTGGAGGGTGATGGGGTGGGTGCAGGCCTGTTGGATGTATATCTCCAGGTGGTCCTGCAGGTTCTGGCCAACTCCTAGAACGGGAGGGAGTGGTTAGGGAAAATGGCTACCATGGAGGCTTAGCTCGCTTCGAACCCTGTCCCCCTTTCACTTATCTTCTAAGCCAGCTCCTGTCTGGCCCCTGTGTCTCAGCCACCCTTCCTGCAACTCCTGCCTTGTCCAAGTGGGAGGGGCTGGCTACGGATCCATGCCCAGGGTCAAGAATGTCCAGGGCAACCTGGAGACCCTTGGGCTCATGGGAAAGATGTGTCAGTTTCTGGAAGTAgtaaggcggggggggggggctcaccAGGCAGGTGGCACACCACAGGGATGCCCAGTCTCTTGAGGTCATCTGCATTCCCAATGCCTGAAAGCATGAGCAGCTGTGGAGAGTTGATGGCACCCCCACTCAGGATCACCTCCTTGCTGGCATAAGCCTGGAAGAGGCAAAGAACCACCCAGTCATATCTCCTGAGAGCCAGCTATTCTCGCAGCTCACAGACCAGCACCCCACTCCAGAGCCACAAGAACATGGCCTTGGGATGTACTCATGTTGGGCATGAGGATGCTGCCGTCACCACCCTGGAGATCCTGCTCACAGGCCCAGGAATAAAGGGGGAGTGCACCGTGTCACCATTTGAAAGTAACCTGCATGTGCATTCAGGGTATGTTCAAATCATGGACCTAGCTCTAGAACATTCTGTAACAGTGGCCTTAAAAACAGATTAGCCTGACAATCACAGCTTAGGATCAGAGTTGTGGAGGCTGGGTTCTATCTCAAGGGCTCTGATAAAGCAACTAGTGTGCTCAAGTCCTTGGGTTCCGTCCCAAGtagcaaaaaaataaagcaaacggGGGCATTTAAATGAGGTGAATGAAAACAGTCACTCAAGTAGTAAAAGCATGCATGCATGGAGCCAAACCAACCTGGTAAGTGGAGAAAAGCACACTGCAGCAGCACAGCATTCAATCTCATTTATGGGTTTTAAAACCTCTAGCATAAACCTGAGGTGAGCATGGCATACTGGTACCAGAGGATCTTCCTCCTCTCTACCAGCCACAGCCTCCCCATGAGGCAGAGGACAATCCATCTCTTCTGTCACTCATCAGAGGGACAAGAGCatgtggctggggaggagggcatGACTTCTGCCCAGGCTGCACATTCCCTTCCTGTGCTCTGAGCTAAGAGGGGCCCTGCTGTAGTTCACTCACCCGGTGGCTCTGGCCATTCTTGATGTATTCCACACCCACAGCACGGGTGCCTTCAAACAGCACCCTGCTCACAAGCGTCTGGACTTCAGCCCTGAGGTTGGGGCGGTTCAGTGCCGGGTGCAGGTAGGCACAGGCTGCACTCCAGCGCTTGCCTGCAGGACAGAGCAAGATCAAAGTATAGCCCCTGTTCTTTCGCTGACACTTCTGGAAGGCTGGGGAAATGGTGAATATGTCCTGCCTCTGACTATGCAAGGCCTGTCTTCAAAGTAAGGTTGAGCCCTGAAGCCCTGCCCAAGTCGACATCTACCCGAGGTCCCCTGGGCACAGGTGGAAAACCATCTTTTACCCTAACAGGATGACAGAGGGGTCAGGACCCTGAAGTGAGCCCTGGCCTTGCTTCTGTCCTACATGCCTCTGGGTCAGTATCCCAGTTTATGAAAGAGGGTGCCACCGAAGAGGGCCATGTGCTCCTGACTGCCTCTCTGCGCCTTAATTTCCTCTTCTCGAAAACTCTGAGCTCTTGGTCCAAGAAGCCCATTATCCCTTGTCCACACCACCAGGGCCAAAGTGATGCCATGTCTCTGGTATTGGGGTACATTCTGTAGCATCTGGGGGCCAGTGTATCACCTACTTTCCTCCAATACCATTTTACCACACTTACTGATCCCAATAGGGCTAGAGGGAATGGGCCGTGATAGAGTACAGTTTAGGATGTGAGGACAGCGGGGACCCACGCTACCTTCGTGGATGGTCATATCCATCCAGCCGAAGCCCTCCTGCTGGAAGCCGTTCATGTCGTCGGTGAGCGGGTAGCCGGCCTGCTGTGCCGCCTGCAAGAATGCCAGGTGCAGCGGGTGGCCTGTCTTGCCTCTGGACACACGCAGTGGGCCATCGCCGCCACGGTACTGGCTGGCACCCAGCTCGTGGCCCTGTGCCCTGCGGAAGTAGGGCAGGCAGTGTTCATAATCCCAGCCTTCAGCACCTTGGCTCTGCCAGCGGTCGTAGTCTTCAGCGTGCCCACGGATGTAGACCATGGCATTGAGGGATGATGAGCCACCCCAGACGCGGCCACGTGGCCAGTACAGTGCACGCCTGTCCATGGCCAGCTGTGGCTCTGTGTGGTAGGACCAGTTATACTTGTCATCACACAGGTTGTCCACGAGGGCTGCGGGCATGTGGATCTTCCATAGGAGCCGCTTGCTCCCAGCCAGCAAGTCCTTGGGCCCTGCCTCCAGCAGCAGCACCCGCTCTGCAGGGTCCTCGGTGAGCCGATTGGCCAGCACACAGCCCGCAGAGCCCGCACCCACCACCACGTAGCTGTGTTCATCCCCAATCTGCGAACCAGCGCTAGTCCGGGCTCTGCTACCCGGGGGCCCTGGCTGCCCCAGGGTTGCCCTTGCCAGGACTCCCCGATGGCCCAAGCACCCTTGGCTCCGGCCTTGAAGGATACGCCACATATTTCAGCTCAAGTCTTCCTGTCCACGGAGGGGAATGGGATAATCCACTTTTCCTAGGAC
This genomic interval from Marmota flaviventris isolate mMarFla1 chromosome 1, mMarFla1.hap1, whole genome shotgun sequence contains the following:
- the Chdh gene encoding choline dehydrogenase, mitochondrial, which gives rise to MWRILQGRSQGCLGHRGVLARATLGQPGPPGSRARTSAGSQIGDEHSYVVVGAGSAGCVLANRLTEDPAERVLLLEAGPKDLLAGSKRLLWKIHMPAALVDNLCDDKYNWSYHTEPQLAMDRRALYWPRGRVWGGSSSLNAMVYIRGHAEDYDRWQSQGAEGWDYEHCLPYFRRAQGHELGASQYRGGDGPLRVSRGKTGHPLHLAFLQAAQQAGYPLTDDMNGFQQEGFGWMDMTIHEGKRWSAACAYLHPALNRPNLRAEVQTLVSRVLFEGTRAVGVEYIKNGQSHRAYASKEVILSGGAINSPQLLMLSGIGNADDLKRLGIPVVCHLPGVGQNLQDHLEIYIQQACTHPITLHSAQKPLRKICIGLEWLWRFTGYGATSHLETGGFIRSQPGVSHPDIQFHFLPSQVIDHGRVPTKQEAYQVHVGPMRSPSVGWLKLRSKNPQDHPIIQPNYLSTETDIKEFRQCVRLSREIFAQEALAPFRGEELQPGSHVQSDKEIDAFVRRKADSAYHPSCTCKMGQPSDPMAVVDPKTRVLGVENLRVVDASIMPSIVSGNLNAPTIMIAEKAADIIKGQPALWDRDVPVYKPKTLDTQR